In Halococcus agarilyticus, one genomic interval encodes:
- a CDS encoding ABC transporter ATP-binding protein yields MATNVAQSGDPSESTDDYILEVSNAEVMFDMDRGQSRVLDNVSIDIERGEAMGIVGESGSGKSMFASALLDAVVDPGQLRGEIMYHPKDGPSVDLTTLSTDEVSNYRGEELAMVLQGAQSAFNPTMTIRGHFEETLIAHNEDVEEGLSRARQLLSDLYLQADQVLDSYPHELSGGMKQRALIALSLVLNPSVLVMDEPTAALDLLMQRSIVSLLNEIREEYDITMLFITHDISLVSDISDRIAVMYAFEFIEIGTPEDTLQNPSHPYTRALVNAIPNLDTSIDEMQPIAGSSPDPVETLKGCSYHPRCPLADDRCRSEDPGLLDVDETHAAACFYRDEAREEIPLVSEREGTGVEDRSAGSSVSSEPRSDEPVVSLDDVEVHFENSRLFGLARSNTVKAVDGVSLDIYENDVVVLVGESGCGKTTLGKTAIGLQRPTAGTVSYRGQDIQETKGQSLPLLHRLGRNGDREETIPFKTIRRALQIIHQDPGSALNSNHTVDRILSEPLKRWNPDLDREDRRARIHAMLERVGITPTEDYITRYPFQLSGGEAQRVALIRALLVSPDMILADEAVSALDVSLRVETMNLMLDLQEYFNTSYLFISHNLANARYLATKANGRIGIMYLGELVEIGPVDQIINDPQHPYTKALHWATPDLFETEMESPPVRGLDIPDPSDQPDGCSFHTRCPEAREVCKKQDPALESGDNPHAAACFRTVEDHEYWDSPELGEAGSGD; encoded by the coding sequence ATGGCAACCAATGTAGCTCAGTCGGGGGACCCGAGCGAGTCGACGGACGACTACATCTTGGAGGTGTCGAACGCGGAGGTCATGTTCGACATGGATCGGGGCCAGTCGCGGGTGTTGGACAACGTCAGCATCGACATCGAACGCGGGGAGGCCATGGGGATCGTCGGGGAGAGCGGCAGCGGGAAGTCGATGTTCGCCTCGGCGCTTCTGGACGCCGTCGTCGACCCCGGTCAGCTCCGGGGAGAGATCATGTACCACCCGAAAGACGGCCCGTCGGTGGATCTGACGACCCTGAGTACGGACGAGGTCTCGAACTACCGGGGGGAGGAGCTGGCGATGGTTCTCCAGGGCGCACAGAGCGCGTTCAACCCCACGATGACCATCCGCGGGCACTTCGAGGAGACGCTGATCGCCCACAACGAGGACGTCGAGGAGGGGCTGTCGAGGGCCAGACAGCTGCTGTCCGATCTCTACTTGCAGGCGGATCAGGTGCTCGATTCGTATCCACACGAACTCAGCGGGGGGATGAAACAGCGCGCGCTCATCGCACTGAGTCTGGTCCTCAACCCGAGCGTGCTGGTGATGGACGAGCCCACGGCTGCGTTGGACCTCCTGATGCAGCGGTCCATCGTCAGCCTCCTCAACGAGATCAGGGAGGAGTACGACATCACCATGCTGTTCATCACCCACGACATCTCCCTCGTCTCCGACATCTCCGATCGGATCGCCGTGATGTACGCCTTCGAGTTCATCGAAATCGGGACGCCCGAAGACACCCTACAGAACCCGTCACATCCGTACACGCGTGCGCTCGTGAACGCGATACCGAACCTGGACACCTCCATCGACGAGATGCAGCCGATCGCCGGGTCCAGTCCGGACCCGGTCGAGACCCTGAAGGGGTGTTCGTACCACCCACGCTGCCCCCTGGCCGACGATCGCTGTCGCTCGGAGGACCCCGGACTGCTGGATGTCGACGAGACCCACGCCGCGGCGTGCTTCTACCGGGACGAAGCCAGGGAGGAGATCCCGCTCGTCAGCGAGCGCGAAGGGACGGGCGTCGAGGACCGTTCGGCGGGTTCGAGCGTCTCGTCCGAACCCCGATCCGATGAACCCGTGGTGTCGCTCGACGACGTGGAGGTGCACTTCGAGAACAGTCGCCTGTTCGGGCTGGCACGCTCCAACACGGTGAAGGCGGTCGACGGTGTCTCCCTCGACATATACGAGAACGACGTCGTGGTGCTGGTCGGCGAGAGCGGGTGCGGAAAGACGACGCTCGGGAAGACGGCCATCGGGCTGCAGCGACCGACGGCCGGAACCGTTTCGTATCGCGGCCAGGACATCCAGGAGACGAAAGGACAGAGCCTCCCCCTGCTGCACCGGCTCGGGAGAAACGGCGATCGAGAGGAGACGATCCCGTTCAAAACCATCCGTCGGGCGCTCCAGATCATTCATCAGGATCCCGGATCCGCGCTCAACTCGAACCACACGGTCGATCGGATCCTCTCCGAACCGCTGAAGCGATGGAACCCCGATCTGGATCGCGAGGACCGTCGTGCGCGGATCCACGCGATGCTGGAGCGGGTGGGAATCACGCCGACCGAGGACTACATCACGCGGTACCCGTTCCAACTGAGCGGCGGCGAGGCACAGCGGGTGGCGCTCATCCGTGCACTGCTCGTCAGTCCGGACATGATCCTCGCCGACGAGGCCGTGAGCGCGCTCGACGTCTCACTGCGGGTCGAGACCATGAACCTGATGCTCGATCTGCAGGAGTACTTCAACACGTCCTACCTGTTTATCTCGCACAACCTGGCGAACGCGCGGTATCTCGCCACGAAGGCGAACGGTCGCATCGGTATCATGTACCTCGGAGAGCTCGTCGAGATCGGTCCCGTCGACCAGATCATCAACGATCCACAGCACCCGTACACCAAGGCGCTTCACTGGGCCACGCCCGATCTGTTCGAAACCGAGATGGAGTCCCCCCCTGTCCGCGGTCTCGACATCCCGGATCCCTCCGACCAGCCGGACGGGTGTAGTTTCCACACCCGATGCCCGGAGGCGAGGGAGGTCTGCAAGAAACAGGATCCGGCACTGGAATCCGGCGACAACCCCCATGCTGCAGCGTGCTTCCGCACGGTCGAGGACCACGAGTACTGGGACAGCCCCGAGCTCGGTGAAGCGGGGAGTGGCGACTGA
- a CDS encoding DUF7405 family protein, with the protein MDPDREREIPRRQFVRSAVAIGGATALSACLNRERSMLPGDETDEPTGSAPETGNSSPAASRSFPRGDPSAVPDAQHRWNQYLVVDAAGNTVPPQHQLVLGLSYDGSSPPTAGEREEVDAAFRTLTEAFQWGTGGDATATFNRGLLSLIGYAPSYFEQVGGVPDRLMRPETMLERVGEDPSKTDGFDAVVILTSDIGSAVLAAEQALLGERERVNGVTVEGSIEDVLSVSERRTGFAGAGLPADKLDEERIPEQAPLSMGFKSAFKDSLPSEDGVTIAEGSFAGGTTLALSRLRIELDRWYGQSHEERVGEMFCPAHDPEEVGPVGRNLGDDSGITESDVEKIPEHAAEHDRIGHSQKVATSRDEEFEPRVLRRSEGFATDAHQHVGFNFSSVQRELEAFVDARKAMNVGEYDVDVPRENHGIVDYLDTVDRGTYLVPTHADRALPVAGE; encoded by the coding sequence ATGGACCCGGATCGGGAGCGAGAAATTCCGCGGCGACAGTTCGTGCGATCCGCAGTGGCCATCGGGGGGGCGACTGCCCTGTCGGCGTGTCTGAACCGCGAGAGGTCGATGTTGCCCGGCGACGAGACGGACGAGCCGACGGGATCGGCTCCCGAGACCGGAAACAGCTCCCCGGCAGCGTCCCGGTCTTTCCCCCGCGGCGATCCGTCGGCCGTTCCCGACGCACAACACCGGTGGAACCAGTATCTCGTGGTGGACGCCGCGGGAAACACGGTCCCGCCACAGCACCAGCTCGTCCTCGGTCTTTCGTACGACGGATCCTCCCCCCCGACAGCGGGGGAGCGCGAGGAGGTCGACGCCGCCTTTCGCACGCTCACCGAAGCCTTTCAATGGGGAACCGGTGGTGACGCTACTGCGACGTTCAACCGGGGATTGCTCTCCCTGATCGGCTACGCTCCCAGCTACTTCGAGCAGGTCGGAGGGGTTCCCGACCGACTGATGCGCCCCGAGACGATGCTGGAGCGGGTCGGCGAGGACCCGTCGAAGACCGACGGGTTCGATGCGGTCGTGATCCTGACGAGCGACATCGGGTCGGCGGTGCTCGCCGCCGAACAGGCGCTCCTCGGCGAGCGAGAGCGGGTCAACGGAGTCACAGTCGAGGGCTCCATCGAGGACGTTCTCTCGGTGTCCGAGCGACGGACCGGGTTCGCCGGAGCCGGGTTGCCCGCGGACAAGCTCGACGAGGAGCGGATCCCCGAACAGGCCCCCCTCTCAATGGGGTTCAAGTCCGCGTTCAAGGACAGCCTTCCCAGCGAGGACGGCGTGACGATCGCGGAGGGATCCTTCGCCGGCGGGACGACGCTGGCACTGTCACGGCTGCGGATCGAACTCGATCGCTGGTACGGACAGTCACACGAGGAACGGGTCGGGGAGATGTTCTGTCCCGCACACGATCCCGAGGAGGTCGGACCCGTGGGCCGGAACCTGGGCGACGACAGCGGCATCACCGAATCCGACGTCGAGAAGATCCCCGAACACGCCGCGGAACACGACCGGATCGGCCACTCCCAGAAGGTGGCGACCAGCCGTGACGAGGAGTTCGAGCCACGAGTGCTCCGCCGCTCCGAGGGGTTCGCGACGGACGCCCACCAGCACGTGGGGTTCAACTTCTCGTCGGTGCAGCGGGAACTGGAGGCGTTCGTCGACGCACGGAAGGCGATGAACGTCGGCGAGTACGACGTCGACGTTCCGCGGGAGAACCACGGCATCGTCGACTACCTCGACACGGTCGATCGGGGGACGTACCTCGTCCCGACGCACGCCGACAGGGCACTACCCGTGGCGGGTGAGTGA